Proteins from a single region of Runella sp. SP2:
- a CDS encoding N-acetylmuramoyl-L-alanine amidase — protein sequence MAKTGTIVIDPGHGGQVEVGDSSANNAISASGVLEKNITLRMAFLVREQLLSIAAAEGHQLIILLTRESDVNLGLAARAKVAKTNKANLFLSIHCNASIGHNARGTETLISPVTDGNTNHLADKAFAQLIQNAVFNTIKSHDVNARDRGVKDQSLGVLKDKHLGTTTRACLVELEFIDVKAVDILLNIGPNSPQVRTNIANAIARTLVESLE from the coding sequence ATGGCAAAAACAGGAACCATTGTTATTGACCCTGGGCACGGGGGGCAAGTCGAAGTCGGAGATTCGTCTGCAAACAACGCTATCAGTGCAAGTGGTGTTCTTGAAAAAAACATCACTTTAAGAATGGCTTTCTTAGTAAGAGAGCAATTGCTGAGTATTGCTGCTGCCGAAGGGCATCAGCTGATCATTCTCTTGACCCGAGAAAGTGATGTTAATCTGGGATTAGCAGCAAGGGCTAAAGTCGCAAAAACCAATAAGGCAAACTTATTTTTATCTATACATTGTAATGCCTCCATAGGGCATAATGCACGTGGTACTGAAACACTTATCAGTCCTGTAACTGATGGCAATACCAATCATCTAGCCGATAAAGCATTTGCGCAATTAATACAAAATGCCGTTTTCAATACCATCAAATCGCATGATGTTAATGCAAGAGATAGAGGTGTAAAAGACCAGTCACTCGGTGTGCTTAAAGACAAGCATTTAGGCACGACCACGAGGGCCTGTTTGGTCGAATTAGAATTTATTGATGTGAAGGCAGTCGATATATTACTCAACATTGGCCCTAATTCACCACAAGTACGTACCAATATTGCCAATGCTATTGCACGAACACTTGTAGAATCGTTAGAGTAG
- a CDS encoding D-Ala-D-Ala carboxypeptidase family metallohydrolase: MNLTPHFTLKEMTISQTAIRMGINNTPNARQITNLTRICEHILEPLRTIVGKPINISSGFRNPTVNSLVGGSSSSQHMKGEAADFTVEGFTVQQLFDLVRTSTLPYDQLIQEFNSWVHVSFGPRNRRQALIFTKNAQNKTVSRAA, from the coding sequence ATGAACCTCACGCCCCACTTCACCCTCAAAGAAATGACCATAAGTCAGACGGCTATTAGGATGGGCATTAATAATACCCCTAATGCTCGCCAAATAACCAATCTCACGCGTATTTGCGAGCACATTTTAGAGCCACTCCGCACAATCGTTGGCAAGCCAATTAATATTTCTTCGGGATTCCGTAATCCCACCGTCAATTCGTTGGTTGGAGGTTCTTCAAGTAGTCAGCACATGAAAGGAGAGGCCGCAGACTTCACCGTCGAAGGATTTACGGTACAACAGCTTTTTGACTTAGTGCGAACTTCTACGCTCCCTTATGACCAGCTTATTCAAGAATTCAATTCTTGGGTACACGTTTCGTTTGGGCCGCGCAATCGGCGACAAGCGTTGATTTTTACCAAAAATGCTCAAAACAAAACTGTTTCACGAGCAGCATAA
- the abc-f gene encoding ribosomal protection-like ABC-F family protein, with product MISVDNVTVEFGGRALFSDITFNINEKDRIALMGKNGAGKSTLLKIIAGADKPTRGKISAPNDAVIAYLPQHLLTVDDATVFEEALKAFAEAQEMKNELDGLNHQLETRTDYDSDDYMAIIERVSELSEKYYSTEEVNYDAEVEKTLLGLGFLRSDFNRKTSEFSGGWRMRIELAKILLKTPDLILLDEPTNHLDIESIQWLEEFLVNTAKSVIVISHDRAFVDNITNRTIEITMGRIYDYKVNYSHYLQLRKERLEQQQKQYNDQQKMIAETTEFIERFKGTYSKTLQVQSRVKMLEKLEIVEVDEVDTSALNLKFPPAPRSGNYPVIVEDLSKSYGDHLVFKNVSITIERGQKVAFVGKNGEGKSTLVKAIMGELEYQGDLKVGHNSMIGYFAQNQASLLDPELSVFQTIDNIAVGEIRTKIKDILGAFMFSGESINKKVGVLSGGERTRLAMIKLLLEPVNLLILDEPTNHLDLKTKDILKDALKAFDGTIILISHDRDFLDGLAEKVYEFGNQRVREHLEDINGFLRLKKMENLREIERKAK from the coding sequence ATGATTTCAGTAGATAACGTAACCGTAGAGTTTGGGGGAAGGGCCTTGTTTAGCGACATTACCTTCAACATCAACGAAAAAGACAGAATCGCCCTCATGGGCAAAAATGGAGCAGGAAAATCGACGCTCCTTAAAATCATTGCGGGGGCCGATAAGCCTACACGCGGTAAAATCTCGGCACCCAACGACGCCGTCATCGCCTACTTGCCACAGCACCTGCTCACCGTCGATGATGCTACGGTGTTTGAGGAAGCCCTCAAGGCGTTTGCCGAAGCGCAAGAAATGAAAAACGAGCTTGATGGCCTCAATCACCAACTCGAAACACGTACCGACTACGACTCCGACGACTACATGGCCATCATTGAGCGCGTGTCGGAATTGAGTGAAAAATACTACTCGACCGAAGAGGTCAACTACGACGCCGAGGTCGAAAAGACATTGCTTGGTTTGGGCTTTTTGCGCTCTGATTTCAATCGTAAAACTAGTGAGTTTAGCGGTGGCTGGCGGATGCGCATTGAGTTAGCCAAAATTTTGCTCAAAACCCCCGATTTGATTCTGCTGGATGAGCCCACCAACCACCTTGACATCGAGTCGATTCAGTGGTTGGAAGAGTTTTTGGTCAATACCGCCAAATCAGTGATTGTGATTTCTCACGACCGTGCCTTTGTTGACAACATCACCAACCGCACCATCGAAATCACCATGGGGCGGATTTATGATTATAAGGTAAACTACTCGCACTATTTGCAGCTTCGCAAAGAGCGCTTGGAGCAACAACAGAAGCAATACAACGACCAGCAAAAAATGATTGCCGAAACCACCGAGTTTATTGAGCGTTTCAAAGGCACCTATTCCAAAACGTTGCAGGTGCAGTCGCGGGTCAAGATGCTGGAAAAATTGGAGATTGTGGAAGTGGATGAAGTAGATACCTCTGCCCTCAATTTGAAATTCCCGCCTGCGCCCCGTTCGGGCAACTACCCCGTTATCGTGGAAGATTTGAGCAAAAGCTACGGCGACCATTTGGTGTTCAAAAACGTGAGCATCACCATTGAACGTGGGCAGAAAGTAGCGTTTGTGGGTAAAAACGGAGAAGGAAAATCGACACTTGTCAAGGCCATTATGGGTGAACTGGAGTATCAAGGCGACCTCAAAGTTGGACACAATTCCATGATTGGGTATTTTGCCCAAAACCAAGCGTCGCTGCTCGATCCTGAATTGAGCGTTTTCCAAACGATTGATAACATTGCAGTGGGTGAGATTCGTACCAAAATCAAGGATATTTTGGGCGCGTTCATGTTTAGTGGTGAAAGCATCAATAAAAAAGTGGGTGTACTTTCGGGAGGTGAACGTACGCGTTTGGCCATGATTAAACTGTTGTTGGAGCCCGTCAACCTCCTCATCCTCGATGAACCTACCAACCACCTCGACCTCAAAACGAAGGACATTTTGAAAGATGCCCTCAAGGCATTTGACGGTACCATTATTTTGATTTCGCACGACCGTGACTTCTTAGATGGCTTGGCCGAAAAAGTCTATGAATTTGGCAACCAACGCGTCAGAGAACACCTCGAAGACATTAACGGATTTTTACGCCTCAAGAAAATGGAGAATCTTCGGGAGATTGAGCGAAAAGCCAAATAA
- a CDS encoding glutamine synthetase beta-grasp domain-containing protein: MAKAKLEYIWLDGYKPTQSLRSKTKIENDFSGKLEDCDMWSFDGSSTEQAPGGSSDCLLKPVFICPDPERSKLGTPAYLVMCEVLNADGTPHESNGRATIEDDDNDFWFGFEQEYFLWNIEINKPLGFPANGYPAPQGPYYCSVGAKNAYGRDIIEEHLEYCLQAGLNVEGINAEVAAGQWEFQIFSKGAKDAGDQIWVARYLLERMGEKYGVGINWHCKPLGDTDWNGSGMHANFSNTVLRTAGNKETFDKICQAFAPVVAEHIAVYGADNHLRLTGKHETQSIDQFSYGVSDRGASIRIPIVAVKKGWKGYLEDRRPNSAADPYKVAARIIKTVKGVEI; this comes from the coding sequence ATGGCAAAGGCTAAATTAGAATACATCTGGCTAGACGGCTACAAGCCCACTCAAAGTTTGCGTAGTAAAACTAAGATTGAGAATGATTTCTCGGGTAAGTTGGAAGACTGCGACATGTGGTCATTCGATGGTTCTTCGACAGAACAAGCTCCAGGCGGTTCGTCTGACTGTTTGTTGAAGCCTGTTTTCATTTGCCCAGACCCAGAGCGTTCTAAATTAGGTACGCCTGCTTACTTGGTAATGTGCGAAGTTTTGAACGCTGATGGAACACCACACGAATCAAACGGTCGCGCTACTATCGAGGACGACGATAACGATTTTTGGTTTGGTTTTGAACAAGAATACTTCTTGTGGAACATCGAAATTAACAAACCACTTGGTTTCCCTGCCAATGGTTATCCTGCCCCACAAGGCCCATACTATTGCTCAGTAGGTGCGAAAAACGCTTACGGACGCGACATCATCGAAGAGCACCTTGAGTATTGCCTCCAAGCTGGTTTGAACGTTGAAGGTATCAACGCCGAAGTAGCGGCAGGTCAGTGGGAGTTCCAAATTTTCTCTAAAGGTGCGAAAGACGCTGGTGATCAAATTTGGGTAGCTCGCTATTTGTTGGAGCGCATGGGTGAAAAATACGGTGTAGGTATCAACTGGCACTGTAAGCCACTCGGCGATACCGACTGGAACGGTTCGGGTATGCACGCTAACTTCTCAAACACGGTGTTGAGAACAGCGGGTAACAAAGAAACATTCGATAAAATCTGTCAAGCGTTTGCTCCAGTTGTGGCTGAGCACATCGCAGTATATGGTGCTGATAATCACCTCCGTTTGACTGGTAAGCACGAAACACAATCAATTGACCAATTCTCATACGGTGTATCTGACCGCGGTGCATCTATCCGTATCCCTATCGTTGCAGTGAAGAAAGGTTGGAAAGGATACTTGGAAGATCGTCGTCCAAATTCGGCTGCTGATCCATACAAAGTAGCAGCTCGTATTATCAAAACCGTTAAAGGCGTAGAAATCTGA